The genomic segment GAACAAAACCAAAGAACAATTATAAGCATTAGGAATATCTCTCGATAAGCTGTAAATTATcatcaaaaaataaagagaaattataaacacttatttatttcattcaactcCATAGGTATACTTTTCATCTACTTACAAAAATAGGTGtgtatgtacgtatatatataccaagcataataaatgttttatactTGTATATACACATAGAACGGCATTTTTGTTTCTCGATCGTACCAGGTCATAATGGCGAGAAATGTTCCTACGAGCTTGTGTTAGAGTATTTTGTCGTAAGACATGCTTGAAGAAATACTTTGCCGATGTTAAACCTGCTGTAAACAACAATGGCGTCCACCAACCCCTAAACCACAGAAGTTGGATGCTAAATCAATTAGATTTAGGagaagcatatatatatatagatagagaCATACACTATATTCCTGTGGTTTACAAGAGACAGTATACCTCTTCTTACTCAGTTTTGAGTTGGAAGAAATCAAATCTCTATTGGCAATGAGAATCTGCAATCAACAAAGCAAATGTTGTAAAAGTATATTCCAGTAGGTATAGCTTATTGTTATTATCTTGTAAATTTTCTTACCATGATGAGATTTAAAAGACCATCATTTTTATCTACAAAAGTAAAGTCTCCATTGATATATGCATCTGCAAGGCCTAAATCTGCCTCTGTCATAACCTGACAAATCAATTTAAGTGCTCATCAATGGCTGAATATACATAGTTTGACATAATAATGTATGACCTTGATTCCGAAGTATTTACCTTCCAATAAAAATGTGGATAGTGAACTCTAATAACAGTTTTTAGATTACACTTTTTGCTAGTTCCCTCAAAGGTAAACATTGTGCCACCTTCCTCCAACAAGCTGTTCATGGAAaaagtataaagatattttaattacaattatgAAATCTCAAATCGATGTCCATggttaaacaaataaaagaaatatgaagTGCATTGGAGAAGCTAGACTGCcattacatatattgatataaataataaatatctaaacATAAATAGTTTGCTCATATTGACTGATGAAATGTGAACAAGTTAGCCCTTGAAATCTAGAGTAGAACCCATGTTGTTgagcatcaaaacatggaatgATCTCATAATTCTTGGACAAGTATTTGTATCATTAGAACAGTTAACAACCAGCAGAAGTAAGAAAGAATGCATAAGAACATATACGAACTCACATCACACAGCCGGTTGATATGAAATGACTGAGGAATCGAGTAACAAAAGAGCGAGCCCCTGTTTCCATCAGAGAGGGTACCATTTGTTTTGGATTGCTCAGAACAGAATAACTTTTTCCCAGCACACCATTTGCAGCAGACATCCCGGCCTAGAAAGAAGTGAACCTCAAGAATGAAATTCATTCTACTATATGAATTGTTTTGAAAAAAGTAAAAACCTTGGTGTAAAATAGGTTGggaaacaatttaatcatatgGGATGAATTAGTTTGATAACAGTTAAGATGCATACTAAAAGAAGCACATTTTACAGCTAACCGAGTTGTAAATAGTTGGAACCTTTAATCCATCTTCATGAAAGCCATAGCCTGAAAGAAAAATGACTTTAGTTACCATAATGAATCACTGGAAACTAAGTTACGGCATACATCTTTTGAATGGAAACATGCATCAAATCACCATACAATAAATTCTCAGAGACAAAAACAATGAGAAAAAGCATGCTTATcataaaatatttctaaatttcCTACATGTCAGACAACCAACAAAAGACCATGCATTGCTGGCTGCTAAGTGCCAAAAAGGGCACTTTAGCTCAAATGCATACTCTACATATATAACATGAAAAGGAAGTTTGAAAGCTATAACATGATTAACAAAACGAAGACCGTCTGCCGAGGGTCTTttatgaccaaatctgctcaCCCTGGTATGCTCCACAGAACCAAATCCCTCTCTTCCCTTGAATCTGATCAAGCTCAAGTGAAGCTTTTGTTGCAGCAATAGATGGTACTGGATGGCCTGTTCTCCACTTAAACAAAGTGTGTCGTGGAGTATAATCTGGATTGAGCGTTACAAGAAACGGTAGGCTTGTCTCTCCAAGATTCTGCAGTATCATACAATGTAGACAATCTTAGACAATTTAAACAGCAATAATTGCTACTCTAAAGTTAATAGGGTTTTAGAATCCAATTTCAAGAAGTAATCCCACTTGCAATATCCTAATATCATACTTTTGGTGGAAGATCTAACACAGTCCTCCTGGTCATGGTGAGACTCAACATATTTCAAACCAAAAACATAGGAGACTGTATGAGAACTGTGATTAAACATTATATATTTCAAACCAATAGCTGCCGGCCATGACACCGAGTTTAATATATAGCAAAGAGAACATATTACCTACCTGAAGCACATTAAGCCAGTATGTTAAGCATACTTTCTTGTCAGTACTTCCAAGAAAATTCCATGCACTCCATGCTGCAGGATTTTTCGGCATGAAAGTTGTGTCATGATGAAGAAAAATATcactgccaatgaagaatcataAAAGATTGTGAAAATTGACTTGAGTATTCATCCTAGATGAGAGATACATAGAGCCAGTGACTAtctatcaaatattcaaatacttcaataggGTTATCTCTGTCATGGTGAAACGTTAATCCATATGAGAGATGCATTGCAGAAGACAGGTACCTATAGACATATTGGAAAGCACCAAGTACTCTCAATTCATCATATGTTACTTGGCTCCCTAACAACCTCAAAGCATCTGGTGCATGAATAGCCAGTATGCAACCTTGAAATGATTCTTGAGACTCATCTCCGCATAATACGGTGCAACCTGTGGCAAACATGTTATAATTACTAATGGAACCATAAAAAGCTTCTGACATGAGGAAAGTCTCAACATATACTCCGCATCCACCATGTTTGAATGGTTTCAAGAAATAGTTGTTTCAGCAGATTGAGGAACAGAAATAAAGTTACTATTGATCATCTTCAAAGCCTCAACTTAAACATGTTTGATTCACATATAGAAATACTTAGTCCTTATATATTTCCTCTAGATACTTGATTATTATGCTTGATTGTGTTCAATACAATGAAACACAAGACCATGTTGCTATAAGTATGTTACCAATAAACTTTAGCTGAACATGTAACCGGCTTTCTGAATAAATCTTGAACGTATCCGAAACATATACTCGAGCAAAACGTTGAATTCAAAGACTCACCTTCATCATCACTCAAAACTGAATGCACTTCACACCCAGTTCTTATTATACAGCCTCTGTTCTCCAGCTCTTCTCTGATCTGATGGACATTTAGCCAATAACCAAACATCAAAGCAAGCTTACATCTAATGCATGCAAATGAATTCAGATACTTTGAAGACAAATCATCTTAGCAATAGATATGGTGCAAACAGAGAAAACAAACCTTATTTACGTATTGGCGCGAACGCCATCTGACAGTCATCCACTGTGGCCGTCCAAAAAGCTATATAAAGAAAACCAAAGTATCAGAAATTCCTCATAGAGACATCAAACAGATTCTCACAAATACTCAGATTCTTACATACCTGAAGTAAATGATGGTTTTGACAAAACGAAAGAATTGAAAAAGCAGAAAATTCCATAATTCTTTCAGTAGGACTAGACCATATCAAACCACATATCGGTACCTAGAGACAATATACCAACACTGTCATTGCTATTTTACTGCTACAGTGACTTATTATCAAACAGGTAGACTTCAACATAAAGACAGCCTCTGAGTCTCACCAGATAAgcctttagaaacaattcggagTAACCCCGCGAGTCAACAAACTGTCCCAACGTTTCATTGCGGTCGAAATCCGGGTTGTTTTCAAGAACTTTGAGATAACTGCAAAAATGGGAGGTGAAGATAATCAATATATCACAAAGTTATGATCCAgcaatgaatttatatatatatatagagagacaCATTTTTAATTGCTGACCTAATAACATCATTCTTGAACTTGATAATTTCTCTAATCATTTGCCAAAAGTAAGGATTAAAGAGGTTCCTTTTCTGTACAAACAAGCTGGAAATGCCATTACGGCTGCCCCATTCAATGCCATTGCCATGATTTAAGCTCACTGAGAATGACATATCAGATGGTTCCATGTCAACTCCAAGTCTCTCAAACAATTCCATCATATTTGGATATGTTAcctgctaaaaatataaatttcagcACATTAAAACACATTGCGTTATACATTATGAAACGATGTCTTAATTAGTTTTTATTCTTATAACACATTGCCCTTTTCTTTTATGAATTTAGTCCCTCCATCATGATTTCATCATcagtttttcttttggtttttcttttgtgTAACTTTTGGAAATGTGTATATAGAGTGTTAGACTAATATTTGTTTCATTAATTCTGACAACTAATTTCACATGCTTTATattttttagacataaaatatgtgataaatttaGAGTTGTCCAGGATGACTCATCCTAATTTGGGCAGAGTTTGAACAAAGAATTTTCATTTACAGGCTAAATTTCATGGCCCAGtcttctaatttttataaaaatttggcgttggacattaaaatattaacatgtaaataatttttaaaaattaaatcggTGATCAAATCAGTTAAACTGTTCGTTCTCAGTTCAACCGtcaatttaagaataattaaataaataactaaaaattaattgtaaaaaaaataaaaattaatgataCAATTCAACCatcaatttttatctatttttttacgTTCTTTTTGCTAGTTCAAAAACAATTTGATCTCTAATTGGTTAAATCAGTCGCACCGATTCAACCCACTGATGACCACAATcagaaatttatttaaaaaaaaaaaacttacccgaTTAAAGACCATGAAACCAAGGTCCGAATCAACATCATGGAAGGTAACAGTATTGGCATGGCCACCCAAATCACCTTCTTTCTCATACAGCACCACATTAACACCAGCTTTGACAAGAACATAGGCTGATATCAACCCACTAATCCCTCCTCCAATCACTgctattttcatttttctttttctttacaaccctTCCCTGCAAACTTCAACAGAATGCAAGTTTATTATTATCCAGAAGATTGTAATTGAAGGTCAAAACATATCATTAATATTTACAGCAAACAAGACTGTCAATAAAGTAGAACTTCGATACATACTGCTCAAGCAACTGAACCAACTTGGAGAAATAAACAATAAAACACTACTCAATGTGAAGACTATTTATCAAGCTTTTGCTTGCCGGTAGATAAGGCAAATGGAAAATCTATTGAACTGTGATGTGCTTTTTGCCTTCAAGGGTCATGTTATTCATTCGGTTTTGtgttatatttatacatatataattttggATAAATTACACTGGTGGTCATTCAACTATTAGTATTTTTTCTTATCACACAactatgaaaagttttaaattggccactcaactattcaattttgtctttttttttggtCACTAGCTAATTAATGGTGGCagtttttaaaattggcataataacaaatttaaccctcaaattgacataatgtataaatgttgataaccaaaacaaaattgaatagttgggtgaccattttgtaatttcccatagttaagtgaccaaaaaagaaaattactaattgttgggtgaccattttataacttttcatagttgagccatgggtgaccaaaaaagaaatttattaatagttgggTGATTAATAGTATAGtttactcttttatttttgtttgtgggATCTTTTGGTACACGATAGTCCTATTGAGTTTCGATTAAATTTAGAGTTTGAGCTAAATTGAACATTTAAACAAGAGGGCAGAACTCTCCTGGTGGTGTTTTATTTATCTACGAGACTCAAATTCGAAACATTGCTTAAAGGGTATTGTGCTTCTTCTTACTACTTGACTCAATAAGCATTGGTATGAATAGAGTTTTTACGTGTGAACTTATGTTAACCGAGTCTTAAGTGACTTAAATCCAATAACACCTAAACTCAAAAAGACTTAATTCAAACATGACTTAAACCTAAAATCACCCGAATAAGTAACTTGAAATGCAATGACTTGAAAATATGATTCATAAACTCAAATGACCCAAACAATCATCCGAACCAAAAATTACCTTAACTCGTAATAACTCAAATTATCTAAACTCAAAATTAACTGAACACATATCGCAAAATAACTTGAGTCCAAGGCGGTCTAACTCAGAAACCCAATTAATAAACTATAACTTCAACCCAAAGTAGTCCAAACTTAAAATAATCAAATCCAAAATCActcataatttttaaagttttaattaattcataaattAGTATGGTTCACTCACAATTTGTAGTGGATTCTTTGTGTCAAATTATAGagcaaaaatttgaaatttaaagtagacttcaagtccctatacatttcgtatatttagaatttagtctcatTACTTTTATTCTCAATAATTTAGCCtctcaataaaaaaaaagttaatattattaactatttggactaattatatataaccacataattttttaataaaaaagttaacgagattaactatttggactaattgataatattataaaaatggtaccaaattatgttataaattaaagtgtagagattaaatctcaaatttaaacataagagaatgaccaaaattaaaatttaaccttttctaaaaaaaaaaagaaagcagcAGCCGCCAAGTAGGAAACGTGGGAAACATATAGAGATAGAAATGGATCTTGTTGTGTTCGAATCAAAGGAAGATAAGATGTTGAAAAAGGCTCTTAGGCTTTCTCTTTTATCTATAAAAGGAATAGACCAACAAGAAATTTGAATCGGAAATATCGACAGATTCTTATGGACTGCAAATAAATATGAAACAAAAAGAAACCTACTGCTCCAATTTCATCACTATCcaattttaatatcaaaatagTGGGTATAGTAATGTTTCAATGGGTTGGATgcacttcactttttcttttcttcatttttattcTCTACCATGGATTTGATCGGAATAATCtaattcatatatacatatacatatatatatttgttgctTCAAGAGTCGGAATATCATTATTCTTTTAGAATTACTCTACTCTAATGGGAGAGGTATTAGACTaattttttaaactcaaattcgacttaaaaaatagattttattttttttaagtccgATCCAATTTAAAAAAGGTAAATTTGGACTCAATCTAATCTATTCATAttgaatttttctaaattaatttttaaaaaatataataacactAAGATCcgttcaaataaaaattttctaacacattaaaaagtatttaccacaaatataataaatgttttattatattaaatataatttttcaacttttatattttgGATTGGGTTTGTAGTTGGGTTTAAGATTTTAGGTAATGAGTTTAATTATTATTGGGTTAGTGATTTAATGTGaagatatataattattatttaacatatataattaagataattatttttataacataatatattcggGTCAAGTCAAGTCCCAAAGTTCAACTCATATAAAAAATGAGTCCTAAAATTTACCCAAATCTATTTTTTGAGTCTTGTATTTTTGTTTAAACTCTCTCATTCTTTGATTGGGCCACCGAACCTAGACAGGTGACTCAACCCATGCGTAGTTAGGGGTGTTTAAATTTCGGTTAAAACCAAATTAATTGACCAAACCAGTCTAATTCGATTGGAAGTcggttaatatttttttgaaagtttgtttatcggttaattcgattcaaaatcgggtaattaaccgaacttaataattaataagacaaattatatgtagttttaattcggttaattctgATAAATTGGTCAAATAAggattatcaatttatttttttatatgttttatacttgttttaaccaaaaaacaTTATCAATTAACTGAAATATTTCGGTTCggttactttatttttttaaaaaagttttaattttgttaacaattaaagaattaaaaattatttcaattaatactACTTCAATTCGATTAATCGAACGATTAACCGTTTGAACACTCCTATGTGCAATTCTACTCTAACTCATTAGATTATACATATTCAATTGAAGTTTTATTCGACAACAATAACGGACGACATTGGTATATTGATATTAAACTagagttaaattttataaatatattttttatctaaCTAAATATATTTAACTgctagtaaaaatttaaaaattttaaaatataaatattaaaattaaaattagttaaattttttgtatttttttttcttaaaggaAATATATATAGGTTATTATGCCGAGAACCTCCCATTttagttttatatataaattaaaatatactatttagtagaaattcattataaattttattaaaataatacgattcaaaaacataaataatattatttttattctttagaATTTTGATATTTGTATTATGATAAAATGTagagattttaatttaatttataaatgttttgtcaacctataaatttaaaataaagtattttGAAAGtgttttcttttaatatatattgaaacATGATTATAACTTAATTTCACTGCATTGCCCAAACTTTGCTTATTACTTTAAATACTACCTTCAAGTATTATGCTTATTACtataaaaagtttatttttataataatattaccTTCTCAAAAATTGTTCGCTTATTTGCCACGAAGGCATTCATGACGTACCGTTTGTCCCTATGAAATTCGAAAACAACGCATCAAATCGTTATTATCAactcatatataaaatttttagtaccgGATCTGATTCGGTCAAGCCATTAGTTCAGTAGTTTAATTGGTCTGATCGCTTCGATTGCTTCGTtcggttcaattaaataaattattaaaaattcataaaaataaaaaaattcagttCAACCGATTTTAGTCTAATTTAACCTATTTATACCAATTTCCAAATTAACCAATCTTTATGCCTTTCTTTGAATTGGTACTCCAACTAATTTCTAATCCAATTGATTGGTCCAATCCAATTCAAACAATACTGTACAGTTCAAGAAAAAATAAACTAAGTATATATTGGTGAAATTGTATGCCAAGTCTCTCTTATTTTAAGGGCTAGATCAATTCAGTTCTCTTATTATTAAATACATTAATAGTTACTATTTAAAAAATGgcatgaaaattattattttcatttgaaGTTTAACGTTTTATTTACAGAGCcataaaataacttttaaaatattaattatgttaaccaataagtgatattttttaaatagtaaatgttatttttaatcaAGGACTAACTTATCGGGTCCATGTAAGAGAGGACCTGCCAAGTAAATTCACCTATATGTTTTTTACAGTGACATAAAAAGAGATGATTATTAGAGGCTGGAATAGAAGTAAATTTGACTCGTAAAGAAAATATTGCTATCTTAAGTATAATTTAGTACCAGCCTATCATTCTTCGTTTTCATTGCATTACAACGTTGGCAAACCTCCATAAAACCAGTCAATCATTCATGGCCGACAATATctctgttttttgtttttgttctttttttgttGTCTCTTTCCTtataaaaactaaatctaaaCCCATTTTCCCATCCGTTCGACGGGATCCTTTCAATTCATTTTCCATTGATTGTCGACTTTCCCCCATCCTCATTCCCCCAACCCTTTCTCAGCCATGGACCACCGTTCACAGCGGGAGTTGTGCACCGGTCCCCTCCATGGCGCCACAAACACCAACACCGGCACTTCCCTTCCCACCACCACCACAACCCCAACCCCGGTATTGGAAGAGTACGAAATCGACCTGGAATGGCCTTTCGAATACCTCGATGGTCTCGACTGTGATGCCATCCGTGAAGCAGCTTACGAGATTTTCTTCACGGCTTGTCGTTCATCGCCGGGGTTCGGAGGACGGAACACTTCTATGTCATCTTCGCATGATCACCATGGGAATGTTGTGGATGGAGGAGGGAATGAATCGCACGGGTCAGGTTCAATAAACGGGCGGGTGAATGGGGTGGTAATGACCCCGACGAGTAAGGTTAAAAAGGCTTTGGGTTTAAAGATGTTGAAAAAGTCGCCTTCTCGGAGGATGTCGTTTATTCCGACGGGCTATAATGGCGGCGGCGGAATGTCTGGGACGTCGTCGTTTGTTTCTCAAGGACATTGTAGTATTAACACCGGTTCTGGCATTGGAATGGGGTTTTCTTCGGCGCAGAATCCCTGGCCACGGCGGCCGTTGACGTCGGCAGAACTTATGAGGCAACAAATGAGGGTGACTGAACAAAGTGATCATAGGCTTAGGAAGACTCTCACCAGAACCCTCGCGGGCCAAGTACgtagtaaaattttaattttaattttggttaattcCACAATACGTCCCCAAAGCAtcccaaatttcaaattaatctctcAATATCATATTTTTTAGGTCTTTCTGTGACTCTAGCTGTCAGCTTAGGTGTTAGCCAGGATCAAATTTTAATGACGGTGTTTGTTTTTAACAAGTCAGAAGCTAGTTGTGAAGGGCTAAGTGGGGAATTCAATATTgagatcaaaataaaattttaaacttttgggAGGCCAAAGGTAAAAACTTTTTCTATAAAACTTGAATTGAATACTTAACAACTAGGGGGACAAAAACTGTTATTAGTCCATTTAATTGGCCTACCCGTAGCTACGTTCCTTCTAGTTGTCCATGAAGTCTTAAACATGCTCTTTAGAAGCGAGCTAAAATTTAAACCCCAAGCTTACAAGTAATAGtgaatttgaaattcaataaGAACGTTTTGAAGCTTGGGACTGATTTATAATCTAAGCGGTAGTTTAGGATGTTCAGCGCAATTAACACTTTTCTTTACTGAATTTAAAAAGGGTTTTTCacaaatttagtccctactaatttattgaattttgctTTCAACAGACAGGAAAGAGATCAGAAACTATAATCCTTCCACTAGAGCTTCTTCGGCATTTAAAACCATCCGAATTCAATGACCCGCACGAGTACCATGCATGGCAAAAACGTCAGCTAAAGATACTAGAAACAGGCCTTATCCTTTATCCATCAATACCTATAGACAAAGCCAATTCTTTCATGATCCGTCTCCGCGACATAATCCGAGCCGGTGAGTTGAAAGCCATCGACACCAGCAAGAATTCCGACATGATGCGTACGTTGTGCAACAGCATCGTGTCTTTATGTTGGCGGAGCAGCAATGGCGCTCCCACTACAGTTTGTCATTGGGCCGACGGGTACCCTCTCAATGTACACATCTATACCGCTCTCCTTAGATCCATTTTCAGCACTAGGGACGAGACGTTAGTGTTGGACGAGGTTGATGAATTGCTCGAATTGATGAAGAAGACGTGGTCTACGTTGGGGTTCAATAAGCCGATGCACAACGTGTGTTTTGCTTGGGTGCTTTTTGAGCAATACGTCGTGACAAACCAAGTGGAACCCGACCTCCTTCGCGCAGCGTTTACTATGTTGTCGGAGGTGGAGAATGACGTGAAGAAGTCGAATCGGGACGAAACGTACATGAAAATATTGTCGTCCATGTTGGTTGTGATGCAAAATTGGGCGGAAAAAAAGTTGCTTAACTACCATGAGTATTTCAATAGAGGAACTATTGGTGGGATTGATAATCTTTTACCTTTGGGAATATTATCGACCAAGATTTTGGCCGAATGCCGTCGGATCGAAACAGAGGAGGGCAAGAAAGGGGATGTAAAAGTCTCGGATTCGTCCGGTAATCGTATTGATCACTACATTCGATCTTCCATGAAGAATGCTTTTGCAAGGGTGAGTACTTTAACACACAAATAGGCAATATAGGCAAACTATATTCTTATCATCAAATATGCTTATTTCTTGCCACAGATCAATGATAATGTGAAAAATGCTACCATGGGAGGAAGAGGGGAAGCTTATGAAAACTTACTTCAATTGGCTAAAGAAACCGAGGATTTAGCCGCGCAAGAGAGGGAGTTATTTAGTCCAATATTGAAGAAATGGCATACAACTGCGGGCAGTATTGCAGCCGTGACGCTGCATCAATGTTACGGAGAAGTGTTGAAACAACATTTAGCCGGGACGAAAATGCTGAACAGTGAGATCGTCGGGGTGCTACAACGAGCCGCGAAACTCGAAAAAGTCTTGGTTCAAATGGTGGTTGAAGATTTCGATGAGTGCGGCAACGGAGGCAAAGTGATTATTAGAGAAATGATGCCTTATGAAGTTGATACAGTCACAATAAGGCTATTGGGACAATGGATCGATGAAAGATTAAAGAAAGGGAAAAAGTTACTTCTGAGTGCAAAGAAAACAGAAGtaaatcaatttactttttgGATTCTAAATCTATGGTTAAAAAGCATACTAATTGGTTGTAATTTATGTTGTAGACATGGAACCCGAAGTCGAAAACCGAGCTGTACTCGCATTCGGCGGTCGAGTTGATGGCATTAATAAAGGAAACTgtgaatgatttttttgaaattccGATCGGGGTTACTGAGGATTTGATTCTTGATTTAGCCGAAGGTCTAGAGAAAATCATTGAAGAATATATTATCTTTGTAGCATCATGTGGTGAGTAACATTTCATTGTGCTTCCTTCACGGGTTTTtgatttaggttttagggtttttatttgattcttttttcagGTTCCAAGCAGAATTATCTTCCAGCACTTCCTCCATTAACGAGATGCAACCAAGATTCGATGttttcgaggttttggaaaaggGCTAGTCCATGCGGGGTTCGTGTCGAGGACATGCACCAACTTATGACCACTAAATACCAACATCCGTCCCCATCGACGAGCATTGGGACGCAATGCCTTTACGTCCGCCTCAACACATTGCATTACTTGATCACCCACATCCATTCCCTCGACAAGACCCTCGCAGTCTCGCCGAGGGTTTTGTCGAAGAGTCGTTTAAGCAACCGTAAGCAGAACGTTACTTCCTTTTCCTACTTCGAACAAGCGAACCAATCGATCCAATCCGCATGCGAACACGTATCGGAAGTCGCCGCGTACCGCCTTATCTTCCTCGACTCGAGCCTCGTCTTTTACGAAAGCCTCTACGCCGGCAGTGTAACCAGCTCAAGACTCCGGCCCACCCTACGAATCCTCAAAGAAAACCTCACCGTTCTCACCACTATCCTAACGGACCAAGCACAAGCATTAGCAATGAAAGAAGTAATGAAAGCGTCATTCGAAGCATTCCTCATGGTACTCCTCGCCGGAGTTCCATCTCGGATCTTCAACCGGTCCGATTACGAGATGATCGAAGAAGATTTCGATAGCTTAAAAAGGGTGTTCTGCGCTATACCCGAAGATGTAATCCAAAAAGAAGCCGAGAAAGCTGAAGGAGTAATATCCTTGATGGGGCAAAGCACCGAACAGTTAATAGAAGATTTCAGCATCGTTACCTGTGAGACCAGTGGAATAGGGTTCATCGGCATAGGTCAAAAATTACCGATGCCACCGACGACGGGAAGATGGAATAGATCGGACCCAAACACGATACTACGAGTATTGTGCCATAGAAATGATCGAACGGCTAACTTGTTCTTGAAGAAATCGTTTCAATTGGCCAAAAGGAACTTGTAATCaatgaaaaattatatatacaGTGTGAATATTTGAAGAACAGGTTGGGTTTTTTTATTCTCTAGTAATGGGGTTTTAATGGATG from the Gossypium hirsutum isolate 1008001.06 chromosome D09, Gossypium_hirsutum_v2.1, whole genome shotgun sequence genome contains:
- the LOC107929039 gene encoding uncharacterized protein, which encodes MKIAVIGGGISGLISAYVLVKAGVNVVLYEKEGDLGGHANTVTFHDVDSDLGFMVFNRVTYPNMMELFERLGVDMEPSDMSFSVSLNHGNGIEWGSRNGISSLFVQKRNLFNPYFWQMIREIIKFKNDVISYLKVLENNPDFDRNETLGQFVDSRGYSELFLKAYLVPICGLIWSSPTERIMEFSAFSILSFCQNHHLLQLFGRPQWMTVRWRSRQYVNKIREELENRGCIIRTGCEVHSVLSDDEGCTVLCGDESQESFQGCILAIHAPDALRLLGSQVTYDELRVLGAFQYVYSDIFLHHDTTFMPKNPAAWSAWNFLGSTDKKVCLTYWLNVLQNLGETSLPFLVTLNPDYTPRHTLFKWRTGHPVPSIAATKASLELDQIQGKRGIWFCGAYQGYGFHEDGLKAGMSAANGVLGKSYSVLSNPKQMVPSLMETGARSFVTRFLSHFISTGCVILLEEGGTMFTFEGTSKKCNLKTVIRVHYPHFYWKVMTEADLGLADAYINGDFTFVDKNDGLLNLIMILIANRDLISSNSKLSKKRGWWTPLLFTAGLTSAKYFFKHVLRQNTLTQARRNISRHYDLSNDLYALFLDETMTYSCAVFKSEDEALKDAQQRKISLLIEKARIDGNHEILEIGCGWGSLAIEVVKRTGCKYTGITLSKEQLKFAEMRVKEAGLQDNITFQLCDYRQLPSTYKYDRIISCEMIEAVGHEYMDEFFGCCESVLAEDGLFVLQFISIPEERYNGYRRSSDFIKEYIFPGGCLPSFTRITSAMSATSRLCVEHVENIGLHYYQTLRYWRRNFLENQSKIMSLGFNEKFIRTWEYYFDYCAAGFKSNTLGNYQVVFSRPGNVAALGNPYKRPPSVP
- the LOC107929028 gene encoding protein unc-13 homolog, with the translated sequence MDHRSQRELCTGPLHGATNTNTGTSLPTTTTTPTPVLEEYEIDLEWPFEYLDGLDCDAIREAAYEIFFTACRSSPGFGGRNTSMSSSHDHHGNVVDGGGNESHGSGSINGRVNGVVMTPTSKVKKALGLKMLKKSPSRRMSFIPTGYNGGGGMSGTSSFVSQGHCSINTGSGIGMGFSSAQNPWPRRPLTSAELMRQQMRVTEQSDHRLRKTLTRTLAGQTGKRSETIILPLELLRHLKPSEFNDPHEYHAWQKRQLKILETGLILYPSIPIDKANSFMIRLRDIIRAGELKAIDTSKNSDMMRTLCNSIVSLCWRSSNGAPTTVCHWADGYPLNVHIYTALLRSIFSTRDETLVLDEVDELLELMKKTWSTLGFNKPMHNVCFAWVLFEQYVVTNQVEPDLLRAAFTMLSEVENDVKKSNRDETYMKILSSMLVVMQNWAEKKLLNYHEYFNRGTIGGIDNLLPLGILSTKILAECRRIETEEGKKGDVKVSDSSGNRIDHYIRSSMKNAFARINDNVKNATMGGRGEAYENLLQLAKETEDLAAQERELFSPILKKWHTTAGSIAAVTLHQCYGEVLKQHLAGTKMLNSEIVGVLQRAAKLEKVLVQMVVEDFDECGNGGKVIIREMMPYEVDTVTIRLLGQWIDERLKKGKKLLLSAKKTETWNPKSKTELYSHSAVELMALIKETVNDFFEIPIGVTEDLILDLAEGLEKIIEEYIIFVASCGSKQNYLPALPPLTRCNQDSMFSRFWKRASPCGVRVEDMHQLMTTKYQHPSPSTSIGTQCLYVRLNTLHYLITHIHSLDKTLAVSPRVLSKSRLSNRKQNVTSFSYFEQANQSIQSACEHVSEVAAYRLIFLDSSLVFYESLYAGSVTSSRLRPTLRILKENLTVLTTILTDQAQALAMKEVMKASFEAFLMVLLAGVPSRIFNRSDYEMIEEDFDSLKRVFCAIPEDVIQKEAEKAEGVISLMGQSTEQLIEDFSIVTCETSGIGFIGIGQKLPMPPTTGRWNRSDPNTILRVLCHRNDRTANLFLKKSFQLAKRNL